The following proteins come from a genomic window of Novosphingobium aromaticivorans DSM 12444:
- a CDS encoding threonine aldolase family protein: MKFFSDNAAAVHPRVWEAMHAADRADSGYDGDALSRRLDDAFSDLFGTECAALWVATGTAANCLALAAMVPPHGGVVCHREAHVEMDEGGAPGFFTHGAKLMLADGEGAKLTPQAIERVIDPIRNDVHQVQPHAISITQATEYGRVYSPKEVARIGSVAQGRGLGLHMDGARFANAVAHLGCHPAEVTAQAGVDVLSFGCVKNGGMNAEALVFFDMDLADVVRYRRKRAGHLQSKGRYLAAQVLAMIEGDLWLDNARAANAAAREIADACGTRVFHPVEANEIFVVLSPAEQATLRAQGFDFYDWTAPEGAPGAARLVTAWNSDPAEVSALARAIAAL; this comes from the coding sequence CGATTCAGGCTATGATGGCGATGCGCTTTCACGGCGGCTGGACGATGCGTTCTCCGACCTTTTCGGCACCGAATGCGCCGCATTGTGGGTGGCGACCGGCACGGCAGCCAACTGCCTTGCCCTGGCGGCGATGGTGCCACCGCACGGCGGCGTGGTCTGTCACCGCGAGGCCCATGTAGAAATGGACGAAGGCGGCGCTCCAGGGTTCTTCACGCACGGCGCAAAGCTGATGCTGGCCGATGGCGAAGGCGCGAAGCTGACGCCGCAGGCAATCGAACGCGTGATCGACCCGATCCGTAACGACGTCCACCAGGTGCAGCCGCATGCGATCTCGATCACGCAGGCGACCGAGTATGGCCGGGTCTACAGCCCCAAGGAAGTCGCCCGGATCGGATCGGTGGCGCAGGGGCGCGGGCTGGGCCTGCACATGGATGGCGCGCGCTTTGCCAACGCGGTGGCCCACCTTGGTTGCCATCCCGCGGAAGTAACTGCGCAGGCCGGAGTCGACGTGCTGAGCTTCGGGTGCGTCAAGAATGGGGGCATGAACGCCGAGGCGCTGGTCTTCTTCGACATGGATCTGGCCGACGTGGTGCGATACCGGCGCAAACGGGCCGGGCACCTGCAGTCGAAAGGCCGTTACCTTGCCGCCCAGGTGCTTGCGATGATCGAGGGCGACCTGTGGCTGGACAATGCCCGCGCCGCCAACGCCGCCGCGCGCGAGATCGCCGACGCCTGCGGGACGCGGGTGTTCCATCCGGTCGAGGCGAACGAGATCTTCGTGGTGCTTTCGCCCGCCGAACAGGCGACCCTGCGCGCGCAGGGCTTCGACTTCTATGACTGGACCGCCCCCGAAGGCGCGCCGGGCGCGGCGCGGCTGGTGACGGCGTGGAACAGCGATCCGGCGGAAGTTTCCGCCCTCGCCCGGGCGATAGCGGCCTTATGA
- a CDS encoding DMT family transporter, translating into MTAAEAPGQARFWQPSVAGPFMLVALIWGSTWLVIKDQIGSVPASWSVTWRFVAATAGMTVLALVRRESLRLSPEGMKVAFLLGLTQFVMNFQFVYRAEHHLTSGIVAVFFALLVVPNALLAWIILKQPVTKRFLAGSAVAGAGIVLLLLHEYRMAPPEGKVLAGIALTTAALFSASSANVLQASPMARRVPMVPMLAWAMLMGAAMDGAFAWIVEGPPQFDTRPGYLFGVLYLGIVGSVVTFPLYFRLLQRLGAGRGAYNGVLVPVVAMLLSTLFEGYRWSVLALAGAALAMVGLVLALRSRSPSR; encoded by the coding sequence ATGACCGCAGCCGAAGCCCCGGGACAGGCGCGGTTCTGGCAGCCCAGCGTGGCAGGGCCGTTCATGCTCGTCGCGCTGATCTGGGGTTCGACCTGGCTGGTGATCAAGGATCAGATCGGCAGCGTACCGGCAAGCTGGTCGGTCACCTGGCGTTTCGTCGCGGCGACGGCAGGCATGACGGTGCTGGCCCTGGTGCGGCGAGAATCGCTGCGGCTTTCGCCCGAGGGCATGAAAGTGGCGTTCCTGCTGGGGCTCACCCAGTTCGTGATGAATTTCCAGTTCGTCTATCGCGCGGAACACCACCTGACCTCGGGCATCGTCGCGGTGTTCTTCGCGCTGCTCGTGGTGCCCAATGCGCTCCTGGCGTGGATCATCCTGAAGCAGCCGGTGACGAAGCGGTTCCTTGCGGGATCGGCCGTTGCCGGCGCGGGGATCGTGCTCCTGCTGCTTCACGAATACCGCATGGCCCCGCCAGAGGGGAAAGTCCTTGCCGGCATCGCGCTGACGACGGCGGCGCTGTTCAGCGCGTCGAGCGCCAACGTCCTGCAGGCGAGCCCGATGGCCCGGCGCGTGCCGATGGTACCGATGCTGGCCTGGGCCATGCTGATGGGCGCGGCAATGGACGGCGCCTTTGCATGGATCGTCGAAGGGCCCCCGCAATTCGACACGCGGCCCGGTTACCTGTTCGGGGTACTCTATCTCGGCATTGTCGGCTCGGTCGTCACCTTTCCGCTCTACTTCCGCCTGCTGCAGCGGCTGGGCGCCGGACGCGGAGCCTATAACGGCGTGCTGGTGCCGGTCGTGGCGATGCTGCTTTCAACCCTGTTCGAAGGCTATCGCTGGTCGGTGCTGGCGCTGGCGGGCGCGGCGCTGGCAATGGTCGGCCTTGTGCTGGCTCTCAGGTCGCGCAGCCCCTCGCGGTAG
- a CDS encoding epimerase, which yields MGKMLIFGMGYTAQVLARALRATGWEVHGTGSAGDIAFADRAAVEAALAGASHVLSSVPPAREGGDPVLDSYGPAIAASGVEWIGYLSSTGVYGDAGGAWVDESAPVGTGRRSARTAADLAWQALSPEVRVFRLPGIYGPGRSALDRVAAGRAHRIDLPEQVFSRVHVEDIASGVIASFDGPPGVYNLADDLPCGQNAVIEEAARLLGVPPPPMLTLEQANLSPMALAFYAENRRVANGRARRLLGWKPAFPTYREGLRDLRASTRPTIASAAPASASTDQR from the coding sequence ATGGGAAAGATGCTGATCTTCGGAATGGGTTACACCGCGCAGGTGCTGGCCCGTGCCCTGCGCGCGACCGGCTGGGAAGTGCACGGCACCGGCAGCGCGGGCGATATCGCCTTTGCCGACCGCGCCGCGGTCGAGGCTGCGCTTGCCGGGGCGAGCCACGTCCTTTCCTCCGTCCCGCCCGCGCGAGAAGGCGGCGATCCTGTTCTCGACAGTTACGGTCCGGCCATTGCCGCTTCGGGCGTGGAATGGATAGGCTATCTCTCGTCGACCGGCGTCTATGGCGATGCCGGCGGCGCGTGGGTCGATGAAAGCGCGCCCGTCGGCACCGGTCGCCGCTCGGCCCGAACCGCCGCCGACCTTGCCTGGCAGGCGCTTTCGCCCGAGGTCCGCGTGTTCCGCCTGCCCGGCATCTATGGCCCGGGCCGCAGCGCGCTCGACCGCGTGGCCGCGGGCAGGGCGCACCGAATCGATCTTCCCGAACAGGTGTTCAGCCGCGTCCACGTGGAAGACATCGCCAGCGGCGTGATCGCATCGTTCGATGGACCGCCCGGCGTCTACAATCTGGCCGACGACCTGCCCTGCGGCCAGAACGCGGTGATCGAGGAAGCCGCCCGCCTGCTCGGCGTCCCACCCCCGCCGATGCTCACGCTCGAGCAGGCGAACCTCTCGCCGATGGCGCTGGCCTTCTATGCCGAGAACCGCCGCGTCGCCAATGGCCGTGCCCGGCGCCTGCTTGGCTGGAAACCCGCTTTTCCGACCTACCGCGAGGGGCTGCGCGACCTGAGAGCCAGCACAAGGCCGACCATTGCCAGCGCCGCGCCCGCCAGCGCCAGCACCGACCAGCGATAG
- the pepN gene encoding aminopeptidase N has protein sequence MNDLSSAPVAPPPVIHRADYRPPEWLVPEIALDFALSLNATRVKSALKVRRNPAGSGTSQLRLNGDGLEAKAVTVDGHPHNAWHMDGADLVVELPGDAHEVGIETLIDPAANTQLSGLYASNGLLCTQCEAEGFRRITFFPDRPDVLSIYSVRMTGDKALFPVLLSNGNPTASGDNGDGTHWAEWHDPWPKPSYLFALVAGELVANRETFTTRSGRHVNLAILVRPGDESRTDHAMRSLVASMKWDEEVYGREYDLDDFNIVAVSDFNAGAMENKGLNIFNTRYILADPETATDADYDAIEGVVAHEYFHNWSGNRVTCRDWFQLSLKEGFTVLRDQQFSADRGSAPVKRIEDVRILRAVQFPEDSGPLAHPIRPDSYQEISNFYTATVYNKGAEVIRMMKVLAGTERYLKGTDLYFARHDGEAATCEDFVKAMEDGASLDLSQFRLWYEQAGTPRVEVAMAHSGTTVTLTLSQTVPPTPGQPDKKPMVIPLRTALFDRASGKHRGEELLVLKEARQSFIFKGFDALPVLSINRGFSAPVEIAAPTPVEDLVFLARHDDDPFARYEAMQQLVVRHLVAAVSGVLGDAERESGRAAIGEAMAAILDDEALDDLMRGELLILPGEAYLAEQLDRADPTRIFAEREGLKRWLGETLKARWLALHDRCSAIPYSLEAAARGARKLKAQALVYLAPADPAEAARRARGQYEAATNMTDRQSALMVLCGLNVPEREMALADFHQRFAGNMLVIDKWFSLQAGSLNPEVTAHVKALARHPDFTLTNPNRVRALWMAFAANAQGFHKAGGEGYRLIADLILKLDPINGNVAARFVPSLGRWKKVDEGRAALMRTELERIAAEPTLSRDVREQVTKSLEA, from the coding sequence ATGAACGATCTTTCCAGCGCGCCCGTCGCCCCCCCGCCCGTGATCCACCGCGCGGACTATCGCCCGCCCGAATGGCTGGTGCCGGAAATCGCGCTGGACTTTGCCCTGTCGCTCAACGCGACCCGCGTGAAGTCCGCCCTCAAGGTACGCAGGAACCCCGCCGGATCAGGCACTTCGCAACTGCGCCTTAACGGCGACGGGCTGGAGGCCAAGGCGGTGACGGTCGATGGCCACCCGCACAATGCCTGGCACATGGACGGCGCGGACCTTGTCGTCGAACTGCCCGGCGATGCGCACGAGGTGGGTATCGAGACGCTGATCGATCCCGCCGCCAACACGCAGCTTTCGGGGCTCTATGCCTCGAACGGGCTGCTGTGCACGCAGTGCGAGGCGGAAGGCTTCCGCCGCATCACCTTCTTCCCCGACCGGCCCGACGTTCTCTCGATCTATTCGGTGCGGATGACCGGCGACAAGGCGCTGTTTCCGGTGCTGCTGTCGAACGGCAACCCGACCGCATCGGGCGACAACGGCGACGGCACACACTGGGCCGAATGGCACGATCCCTGGCCCAAGCCGTCCTATCTCTTCGCGCTGGTGGCGGGCGAACTGGTCGCCAACCGCGAAACCTTCACCACGCGCTCGGGACGCCATGTGAACCTCGCCATTCTCGTCCGCCCGGGCGACGAGAGCCGGACCGACCACGCCATGCGCTCGCTCGTCGCGTCGATGAAGTGGGACGAGGAAGTCTATGGCCGCGAATACGACCTCGACGATTTCAACATCGTCGCGGTCAGCGACTTCAACGCCGGGGCGATGGAGAACAAGGGTCTCAACATCTTCAACACGCGCTATATCCTGGCCGATCCGGAAACGGCGACGGACGCGGACTACGACGCGATCGAAGGTGTCGTCGCGCACGAGTACTTCCACAACTGGTCGGGCAACCGAGTGACCTGCCGCGACTGGTTCCAGCTTTCCCTGAAGGAAGGCTTCACGGTGCTGCGCGACCAGCAGTTCAGCGCGGATCGCGGTTCGGCGCCGGTCAAGCGGATCGAGGACGTGCGGATTTTGCGCGCGGTGCAGTTCCCCGAGGATTCGGGTCCCCTCGCCCACCCGATCCGTCCGGATTCCTATCAGGAAATCAGCAACTTCTACACCGCGACCGTCTATAACAAGGGCGCCGAGGTGATCCGCATGATGAAAGTCCTGGCCGGCACCGAACGCTACCTGAAAGGCACCGACCTCTACTTTGCGCGCCACGACGGCGAGGCAGCGACCTGCGAGGACTTCGTAAAGGCGATGGAGGACGGGGCCAGCCTCGACCTGTCGCAGTTCCGCCTGTGGTACGAACAGGCCGGCACCCCGCGCGTGGAAGTGGCGATGGCCCATTCGGGCACGACGGTCACGCTGACCCTGTCGCAGACTGTACCGCCGACGCCGGGCCAGCCGGACAAGAAGCCGATGGTCATCCCGCTGCGCACCGCGCTGTTCGACCGCGCCAGCGGCAAGCATCGCGGCGAGGAACTGCTGGTGCTGAAGGAGGCGCGGCAGAGCTTCATTTTCAAGGGTTTCGATGCGCTGCCCGTCCTGTCGATCAACCGCGGCTTCTCCGCGCCGGTCGAGATCGCGGCGCCCACGCCGGTGGAAGACCTCGTGTTCCTTGCCCGCCACGACGACGATCCCTTCGCCCGCTACGAGGCGATGCAGCAGCTCGTCGTGCGGCACCTCGTCGCGGCGGTTTCTGGCGTGCTGGGGGATGCCGAGCGTGAAAGCGGACGGGCGGCGATCGGCGAGGCCATGGCCGCCATTCTCGACGACGAGGCGCTTGACGACCTGATGCGCGGGGAACTGCTGATCCTGCCGGGCGAGGCCTATCTGGCCGAGCAGCTCGACCGCGCGGACCCGACCCGCATCTTCGCCGAGCGCGAAGGGCTGAAGCGGTGGCTGGGCGAAACGCTGAAGGCGCGGTGGCTGGCGTTGCACGACCGCTGCAGCGCCATTCCCTACAGCCTCGAGGCGGCGGCACGCGGTGCGCGCAAGCTGAAGGCCCAGGCGCTGGTGTACCTGGCCCCCGCAGACCCTGCCGAAGCGGCGCGCCGGGCCAGGGGCCAGTACGAGGCGGCGACCAACATGACCGACCGCCAGTCGGCGCTGATGGTGCTGTGTGGCCTCAACGTGCCCGAGCGCGAAATGGCGCTTGCGGATTTCCACCAGCGGTTCGCCGGCAACATGCTGGTGATCGACAAGTGGTTCTCGCTCCAGGCGGGATCGCTGAACCCGGAGGTGACCGCCCACGTGAAGGCGCTCGCCCGGCACCCGGACTTCACCCTGACCAATCCAAACCGCGTGCGGGCGCTATGGATGGCCTTTGCCGCGAATGCGCAAGGGTTCCACAAGGCCGGAGGCGAAGGCTACCGCCTGATCGCGGATCTCATCCTGAAGCTCGACCCGATCAATGGCAACGTCGCGGCGCGCTTCGTGCCCTCGCTTGGACGGTGGAAGAAGGTCGACGAAGGCCGCGCGGCACTTATGCGCACCGAGCTTGAACGCATCGCGGCCGAGCCGACCCTTTCGCGCGATGTGCGTGAACAGGTGACCAAGAGCCTGGAGGCATGA
- the pgeF gene encoding peptidoglycan editing factor PgeF has protein sequence MSVEALRHPLLAGAAHGFLGRRGGVSEGDLAGLNVSYSEDDPALTAENRRRAVEAVLPGGRLQTCYQIHSPDVATVTEPWDDVDRPRADALVTDRPGIVLGVLTADCAPVLLCDAGAGVIGAAHAGWKGAFTGVTDATVAAMEALGARRESIAAVVGPCIAQKSYEVDGAFEARFLEQAAENERFFRAGREGHTWFDLEGYVASRLHDAGVGAVGMMGEDTYSQEARFYSFRRATHRAEPGYGRQISLIGLS, from the coding sequence ATGAGCGTCGAGGCGCTGAGGCACCCGCTGCTGGCGGGGGCGGCGCACGGTTTTCTCGGCAGGCGCGGCGGGGTGAGCGAGGGCGACCTGGCCGGTCTCAACGTGAGCTACAGCGAGGACGACCCCGCGCTGACCGCCGAAAACCGCCGCCGCGCGGTGGAGGCGGTGCTGCCGGGCGGGCGATTGCAGACCTGCTACCAGATCCATTCGCCCGACGTGGCAACCGTGACCGAGCCGTGGGACGACGTCGACCGGCCCCGCGCCGACGCGCTGGTCACCGACCGCCCCGGCATCGTGCTGGGCGTGCTCACGGCGGACTGCGCGCCCGTGCTGCTGTGCGATGCGGGCGCGGGAGTGATCGGCGCCGCGCACGCGGGCTGGAAGGGCGCCTTCACCGGCGTGACCGACGCGACCGTCGCGGCGATGGAAGCGCTCGGCGCACGGCGCGAGAGCATCGCTGCTGTCGTCGGCCCCTGCATCGCGCAGAAGAGCTACGAAGTGGACGGCGCGTTCGAGGCCCGTTTCCTCGAGCAGGCGGCCGAGAACGAGCGCTTCTTCCGGGCCGGGCGGGAAGGGCACACGTGGTTCGACCTCGAAGGCTATGTCGCCTCGCGCCTGCACGATGCCGGCGTGGGCGCTGTCGGCATGATGGGCGAGGACACTTATTCCCAGGAAGCCCGCTTCTATTCGTTCCGCCGCGCAACGCACCGGGCCGAGCCGGGTTACGGCCGGCAGATCTCGCTGATCGGGCTGTCCTAG
- a CDS encoding HAD family hydrolase: MVEAVVWDIGRVLVEFDLAGIYHDAIPDPAERARFVTEVVTEEWHLQHDLGVSFAEMVAARTSEFPQHADLIARYASHWLDSLPGPVPGTHDLVARLAARAVPQYAITNFGADAWALFQPTFPVLDHMREIVVSGIEKRAKPGEEIFHLAARRFGHDPAAMLFVDDNAANIATARRLGWQVHHFAGAAALEAALAAEGLL, from the coding sequence ATGGTGGAAGCCGTCGTCTGGGACATCGGGCGGGTGCTGGTCGAGTTCGACCTTGCCGGAATCTACCACGATGCGATCCCCGATCCGGCAGAGCGGGCCCGTTTCGTCACGGAAGTGGTGACCGAGGAATGGCACCTCCAGCACGATCTGGGCGTCTCCTTCGCCGAAATGGTCGCCGCGCGCACGTCCGAATTTCCCCAGCACGCCGATCTGATCGCCCGCTACGCCAGCCACTGGCTCGACAGCCTGCCTGGGCCTGTGCCGGGCACGCACGATCTCGTCGCGCGCCTCGCCGCGCGAGCGGTGCCGCAATACGCGATCACCAATTTCGGGGCCGACGCCTGGGCTCTGTTCCAGCCCACGTTCCCGGTTCTCGATCACATGCGCGAAATCGTTGTCTCCGGGATCGAGAAGCGCGCAAAGCCGGGCGAGGAGATCTTTCACCTCGCCGCCCGCCGCTTCGGTCACGATCCCGCCGCGATGCTGTTCGTCGACGACAATGCCGCCAACATCGCCACTGCCCGCCGTCTCGGCTGGCAGGTCCATCACTTCGCCGGCGCGGCAGCGCTCGAAGCAGCGCTTGCGGCCGAGGGGCTGCTCTAG
- the ykgO gene encoding type B 50S ribosomal protein L36, giving the protein MKIRNSLKSLKDRHRDNRVIRRRGRVYVINKTQKRFKARQG; this is encoded by the coding sequence ATGAAGATTCGCAACAGCCTGAAGTCGCTCAAGGACCGCCACCGGGACAACCGCGTGATCCGCCGCCGTGGCCGCGTCTACGTGATCAACAAGACCCAGAAGCGCTTCAAGGCGCGTCAGGGCTGA
- the galE gene encoding UDP-glucose 4-epimerase GalE → MTRVPVLVTGGAGYIGSHAVLALKDAGWAVSVIDNLTTGFRFAVPEGVPFYEGDIEDAGLLARIIAEQGIKAVMHFAGSIIVPESVENPLKYYHNNTAKSRALIEAAVKGGVPHFIFSSTAATYGIPEVSPVTEDSPRRPINPYGMSKLMTETMLADVAAAHPLNFCVLRYFNVAGADPQARTGQSTAGATHLIKVAVEAALGKRASVGVYGTDYATPDGTGVRDYIHVSDLAAAHVLALEALIAAPDESLTMNCGYGRGFSVLEVLDAVDRVTNRRIAREMQGRRAGDPDSLISDNRRIRSTLPWVPQYADLDTIVAHALAWERKLDGIRGQ, encoded by the coding sequence ATGACCAGGGTTCCCGTGCTCGTGACCGGCGGCGCCGGCTATATCGGCAGCCATGCCGTCCTCGCGCTCAAGGATGCGGGTTGGGCCGTGTCGGTGATCGACAACCTTACCACCGGCTTTCGCTTTGCCGTGCCCGAGGGCGTGCCGTTCTATGAAGGCGACATCGAGGATGCCGGGCTTCTGGCCCGGATCATCGCGGAACAGGGCATCAAGGCAGTCATGCACTTCGCCGGCTCCATTATCGTGCCGGAATCGGTCGAAAACCCGCTGAAGTACTATCACAACAACACGGCCAAGAGCCGCGCGCTGATCGAGGCGGCGGTGAAGGGTGGCGTGCCGCACTTCATCTTCTCGTCCACCGCTGCCACCTATGGCATTCCCGAAGTCTCGCCGGTGACGGAGGACAGCCCGCGTCGTCCGATCAATCCCTATGGCATGTCGAAGCTGATGACCGAGACCATGCTGGCCGACGTCGCCGCAGCGCACCCGCTGAATTTCTGTGTCCTGCGATATTTCAACGTTGCGGGGGCCGATCCCCAGGCGCGCACCGGGCAGTCAACGGCGGGCGCGACGCATCTCATCAAGGTCGCGGTCGAGGCCGCGCTGGGCAAGCGTGCATCGGTCGGTGTCTACGGAACCGACTATGCAACGCCAGATGGCACCGGCGTGCGCGATTACATCCATGTCTCCGATCTTGCCGCCGCGCATGTTCTCGCGCTGGAGGCGCTGATCGCCGCGCCCGACGAATCGCTCACTATGAACTGTGGCTATGGCCGTGGCTTTTCGGTCCTTGAAGTGCTCGATGCGGTGGACCGGGTCACCAACCGCAGAATCGCGCGCGAAATGCAGGGGCGGCGGGCCGGCGATCCCGATTCGCTGATCTCGGACAACCGTCGCATCAGGTCGACCCTGCCGTGGGTGCCGCAATATGCCGACCTCGACACCATCGTTGCCCATGCCCTGGCGTGGGAGCGCAAGCTGGACGGGATTCGCGGTCAGTAA
- a CDS encoding DUF4136 domain-containing protein yields MNAKLLTCAIVALSLPATAFSQAFPGGPGGWDRGGPMMDQRLRNGSGRRTAEPSRKIEVEAFRSADAAALLGKGPITVAAAPGAEAEWKLPVYEAAVVDQLARLGYDTAVNGADSGQIAQIGVSHVVVVPEEAKKKPVSGAMEVGVSNRGNYTAMALNVDLSKAKKAIVASRLDVRIRDKASNRVLWEGHAETQTREDDDGLNNGEVAARLATALFAKFTDATEVPGGG; encoded by the coding sequence ATGAACGCCAAGCTGCTTACTTGCGCCATCGTTGCGCTTTCGTTGCCGGCAACGGCTTTTTCCCAGGCTTTCCCGGGCGGGCCCGGTGGATGGGACCGTGGCGGGCCGATGATGGACCAGCGCCTGCGCAATGGCAGCGGGCGGCGCACGGCCGAGCCTTCGCGCAAGATCGAGGTCGAGGCGTTCCGTTCCGCCGATGCCGCAGCGCTGCTCGGCAAAGGCCCCATCACCGTCGCGGCGGCACCCGGCGCGGAGGCGGAATGGAAGCTTCCGGTCTATGAGGCAGCGGTCGTGGACCAGCTCGCCAGGCTTGGCTACGACACCGCGGTGAACGGCGCAGACAGCGGCCAGATCGCGCAGATCGGCGTCAGCCACGTGGTCGTCGTGCCCGAAGAAGCGAAGAAGAAGCCGGTTTCGGGCGCGATGGAAGTGGGCGTGTCGAACCGCGGCAACTATACGGCGATGGCGCTCAACGTCGATCTGTCCAAGGCGAAGAAGGCCATCGTGGCGTCGCGGCTCGACGTGCGCATCCGCGACAAGGCTTCGAACAGGGTCCTGTGGGAAGGCCACGCCGAGACGCAGACGCGCGAGGACGACGATGGACTGAACAACGGCGAAGTGGCGGCACGGCTGGCCACGGCGCTGTTCGCAAAGTTCACCGACGCGACCGAAGTGCCCGGAGGCGGCTGA
- a CDS encoding DUF4136 domain-containing protein — protein sequence MNRLLAALALTTAIAAPAAARPAPVEVTRFHTPQTLPRLKGAAVVVEAAEGADGASIEGGLWLQAVKRELAAAGFGSATPGAADAVAEVRIERDTQRREKARGPVSVGVGGSTGSYGGGVGLGVGINLGGGPKEYVLTRLSVRIRDRRTGEALWEGRAESREKAKAKEAAAAIAAPRMAHALFAGFPGTSGDTITVR from the coding sequence ATGAACCGCCTGCTTGCCGCCCTTGCCCTGACCACGGCGATTGCCGCGCCGGCTGCGGCCAGGCCCGCGCCTGTCGAAGTGACGCGCTTCCACACGCCGCAGACCCTGCCCCGGCTGAAAGGCGCGGCGGTGGTCGTCGAAGCCGCCGAGGGCGCGGATGGGGCCAGCATCGAAGGCGGCTTGTGGCTGCAAGCAGTCAAGCGCGAACTGGCGGCGGCCGGATTTGGCAGTGCCACGCCCGGCGCGGCCGATGCGGTGGCTGAAGTGCGGATCGAGCGCGATACGCAGCGCCGCGAGAAGGCGCGCGGGCCCGTCAGCGTGGGCGTCGGCGGTTCGACCGGCAGCTATGGCGGCGGTGTGGGACTTGGCGTCGGAATCAATCTCGGCGGAGGCCCCAAGGAATACGTGCTGACGCGCCTTTCGGTGCGCATCCGCGACCGCCGGACCGGCGAGGCTCTATGGGAAGGCCGGGCCGAATCGCGCGAGAAGGCAAAGGCGAAGGAGGCAGCCGCCGCAATTGCCGCGCCGCGCATGGCACACGCGCTGTTCGCGGGCTTCCCCGGCACGTCGGGCGATACTATCACGGTCAGATGA
- a CDS encoding M14 family metallopeptidase, translating to MTDIRINAAFDSGNIEVLATRGATARLAIRKDRESDFFQWFHFRVDGADDRELELKITGLEASAYPGGWPGYRAAVSQDREIWSRAESHYDPREDGGTLTIRHRPEAGPCWFAYFAPYSMERHHDLVAATAGCDGVEYRCLGTSVEGQPVDCLVIGEGPKQVWLYARQHPGESMAEWWMEGALDMLTDPADPHARRLRQLCRFHIVPNANPDGSCRGHLRTNAVGVNLNREWHEPSAARSPEVLAIRNAMDESGVDFAMDVHGDEAIPHVFLAGFEGIPSWTDELGEGYARYRRILERRTPDFQTKRGYPVAAPGRANLSMSTNQVAERFGCVAMTLEMPFKDNDDLPCKAQGWSPDRSKLLARECLAALLEWLQD from the coding sequence ATGACCGACATCCGCATCAACGCCGCATTCGATTCCGGCAACATCGAAGTCCTTGCCACCCGGGGCGCGACGGCCCGACTGGCGATCCGCAAGGACCGGGAATCCGACTTCTTCCAGTGGTTCCATTTCCGCGTCGACGGCGCGGATGACCGCGAGCTCGAGCTGAAGATCACCGGGCTCGAGGCTTCCGCCTATCCCGGCGGATGGCCTGGCTATCGCGCGGCGGTCTCGCAGGATCGGGAGATATGGAGCCGCGCCGAATCGCACTACGATCCGCGCGAGGACGGGGGCACACTGACGATCCGGCACAGGCCCGAGGCGGGACCCTGCTGGTTCGCATACTTCGCGCCCTATTCGATGGAGCGGCACCACGATCTCGTCGCCGCCACGGCAGGCTGCGACGGCGTCGAATACCGGTGCCTGGGAACGAGCGTCGAGGGCCAGCCAGTCGACTGCCTGGTCATTGGCGAGGGGCCGAAGCAGGTCTGGCTCTACGCGCGGCAGCATCCCGGCGAATCGATGGCCGAATGGTGGATGGAAGGCGCGCTCGACATGCTGACCGACCCGGCCGATCCGCATGCGCGGCGGCTGCGCCAACTCTGCCGGTTCCACATCGTACCCAATGCCAATCCCGACGGTTCGTGCCGGGGCCATTTGCGGACCAATGCAGTAGGCGTGAACCTCAACCGCGAATGGCACGAGCCGAGCGCCGCCAGATCGCCCGAGGTTCTGGCGATCCGCAACGCGATGGACGAGAGCGGCGTGGACTTCGCCATGGACGTCCACGGCGACGAGGCGATCCCGCACGTGTTCCTCGCGGGGTTCGAGGGCATCCCTTCCTGGACCGACGAGCTGGGCGAAGGATACGCGCGCTATCGCCGCATCCTCGAACGACGCACGCCGGACTTCCAGACGAAGCGCGGTTATCCGGTTGCCGCACCTGGGCGGGCAAACCTGTCGATGTCGACCAACCAGGTGGCGGAACGCTTCGGCTGCGTGGCGATGACGCTGGAAATGCCGTTCAAGGACAACGACGACCTGCCCTGCAAGGCCCAGGGATGGAGCCCGGACCGCAGCAAGCTGCTGGCGCGCGAATGCCTGGCAGCGCTGCTCGAATGGTTACAGGACTGA